The Onychostoma macrolepis isolate SWU-2019 chromosome 20, ASM1243209v1, whole genome shotgun sequence nucleotide sequence GACAAAAAAGATCGTATTTAACTTTATCATATGTCGTATATAACCTTTATTAGTTAGAGTTGAAGTTTCAAACGCGGTTAAAGCTCATCTTACAGCTGTCATCAAAGTGTCTTCGCTCGGGATGTCTGGTGTTGGTGTTGTTGTCGCTGTCCATCCAGGAGGAGCGCTGCTCGGAGCGCGCGGTCTGCTGCGCGCTTAAGTCACAGGTGTTCTGGAGGTGACAACGGAAGTGTTTCCTTTCAGGTAAATTCCAGAACCTACTGGTTGTCTCCACGCGACACCACGTCTCCCTCTGCACATTCAACTCGGACAGTTGGTCTTGCTTTGATTTTGACATTGTTATTAATCATATGTAGGCTACTTGTTAAGTCGAATTAGCATGTGGCCATTTCGGTCCTTAGTGTTTAAACAGCTGTAACCATGGTAACCAGACCTGTAGCGTTCCTGTAATGTGTGTCGCCCAAGGAAGTTGTTTTTGTACGGTTGCCAGGTCTGTGTAACAAAACCATCCCAAAGGCCAATCAAAAATAGGCTGAACAAGCCCGTGACCCGTATCCAAATACCAAAACTCAAATACATGCCACTTCTTCCATACCTAAAATACAGAGTCAATGTATGCATTGTACATAATTTCAACTTGGAAATCAATCGTAATCATGAACAGGGCAACAGTTCAGGGTGATGTAACCCAATTCCGCAGGAAAACCGCGAACTTGGCAACACTGATATAGGTCTACTGTATCAATGTAGGTGTTAAAAACAATTCACCAGTAATTAAGGGTGTCCTCGCTGGCTGATTGTTTTTCAACAGACACCTAGACATCAAGAAATATTGTATTAACGTTATTTTAAGATTATCCTTGTCGTAtcaacaatattgtaatgctttgAATTAAATAATAGCAAAAACCTTCACTATCCCTAAACAACATGTCCTCAGGCCAAAACTCAGTTctgtatatagcctactgtagATTAAAATATAACTTGTCTTTAATCAATAACTTAAATgcttttttactgttaaaaatagttgtcAGTGAAATAAATTCAACACAATTGATGTCATGGTTTCTAACATGTCTTTAAAAAGCAGCATTACTGAAACAGCATTGTCAAATTCAGTACATGTGTTTAAAAATTGCATTGAACATTATACAATCTAGCCTGTCTTACATTTTCATGTTAGCTTTGACGGTTTGGAAAACTCTCCCACATTTCACCAAGCCCAGACTGAACCTACACTGATTTCACCGTGACCTTTATGCTGTTTTAATAATAtggaataaagaaaaaaattcacaattttttattCACTGCCACAAGAACAAGAGGACACATAACATTATTAGATGCAAAAGTGACAAATCTTTTCAGCGCTTGTTTTTAGATTGTTCTGCAGAGTGTTTATGgcctataatatataataaggcCTATAATTTAAAGTTtgtgtataatttataaaatgtaaaaaatttgaTTTGAACAAAACCAGTTTAATCCCACCGGTCACAATTGTGACCGTaaaaaggttttcatttataaagcgataaaaatctcactgactgatgttttagtgcacttcctgaaaatatggaaaaaataaaggatctcaattaaatatgtgcagtttcacactattagtgcaaattgtcacatgaccaaaGCAGTTTAATTCCTGTTGACACCTTGAGAAGATGATGGCTGCATCAAAGCTCCATAACGAAAGCTAGTAAAGTAtgttttgttgagtgtggtcatagaATGAGTAAACATTTTGATGGTAACAATAGTGACAACAGTGAATTTAGGTAGGCTATCCTACAATATAAATCTAATTGCAGTTGTTAGTGAAGATTGCACTAAAATGgtgcaatgacaaaatattgcactaaattaaaagttcaaatgtaCTGGTAGCACTAATAGGCTACACAAATTTGATGATACATGttacaaaaaagtaacaattttgaaatgcgTTGATGGTTATATTATTTTGCCTTTTATCTCAGTATTCCTATCAATGTTGtataagttttttgtttttttttaatgcataatagtaaccctagaatgtgatcaaatagtttaaaatagctgggctaagatatatatatatatatatatatatattttttttttttttttttttaatgactgcagaaatatgttaTTTCAGTATACACATTATCCACAGGTCACAATTGTGACaaaccataaaacacaatttttcgtaaaaaagaaagaaagaaaaaattatttaatatttcaaaggGTTATTAATGATAtatcatttggatattttcatgtctgggaaaaatgGGAGTAAACGGGTTAAGAAACCGCTTTATATGTAGTGTTATATGGGAAAGataaaaaagtgaatttttCAGTCTACTTAGTAGTGAACAGTATATGTGCTGTTGCTGTAGAACAGGGGTTCCCAAACACGTTCCTGGagccccaacactgcacattttgcatgtctcctttatcaatcacacctgattcaactcatcagctcattagtagcaACTCCTAAATTGCTATTTAAATTGGTGTGTCAGACAAAGGAGACAAAGTCAAAATGTGCAGTGGGGGGGGGCTCCAGGAACGTGTTTGGGAACCCCTGCTGTAGAAGCTCTGTAGGGATCGGTCGCCTATTTGCCCCGCCCCATCTGCAGTCTCATTGGTCCTCGCCGAGCATATAAACCCATTTACTGTAGTGATCAGGGCAAGCAAATCCGAGGAGGATGTGCGCATCACGCCATCATCTCTCACATGCTGCTGAAGCCGGTAGTGATCGGGAACGTGGCCCCAATGCAATCtgttaaattgtaattacaGCGTTATTATCAAGTGGAGCATCTGAGAACGTCATCTTTATCTAATGCGCTCACCGCTTCAGGAAGAGAATTAGGCTACACATCTAGTCCGACCTGATATAGCCTAAACTAGAATCGTTTATGTCTAAGTGAAGGGGTTAATTTTTGCCGAGATGGTGGCAGGTGAGTTTCTTCAGGAGCAGCATGTTCTGCCCGGCAGCACACCTGACGGCGGTGTCGCTGAAGGAAATACAGACGAGGACAGCGGCTACAAGGAGCTTTCCAATGGATCGGTCCATATAACGCTGGATCCAAAGGTGCTGGAACAGGAGCTTCCACCTCCGGACGAAAAAGAGGCGATGCTGCCCGGCGGACAGAATAACGAAGCGCTGGAGACGAGACTGTACTGCAAGCGGTTTGCCGTTATCGCGGTGTTCAGCCTTTATTCGCTCGTCAACGCCTTTCAGTGGATCCAGTACAGCATCATCAACAACATCTTCATGTACTATTATAGTGTGTCAAGCATCGCGATTGACTGGCTCTCCATGGTCTATATGGTCGCGTATGTGCCTTTAATCTTCCCCGCGACTTGGCTGTTGGATAAGCAGGGGCTGAGAATGACTGCGTTGTTAGGGGCCGGGCTGAATGCCCTGGGCGCGTGGGTAAAGTGCGCCAGCGTGGGGCCAGGCCTGTTCTGGGTCACCATGACCGCCCAGATCATATGCTCTGTGGCTCAGGTGTTCATCCTCGGCCTCCCCTCCAGAATCGCGTCGGTTTGGTTCGGCCCGAGAGAAGTTTCCACGGCCTGTGCCACAGCGGTGTTGGGCAACCAGGTGTGGCCTGTCAATGATATGGCATTAATGATAAAGTTGGTTAAATATTACAGGACATTCGACATATTACGAATGTCACTTGCTTTTGAATTTCTCAGGTCAACATCATTAATAATTTCACGTTATGTTGTTAAGTAGCATTTTcccttctaaaaaaaaaaaaattccatgatTTCGTAAAATATCATAGTTTCCACTAAAATAAAAGCTGGATTCAAACTGGAATTTTGTTCTAAACAGGTCTTTTAAGCATTCAGCTGGTTCAAGCTGAtagtcatattttattttgtaataaaattatttcaagaGAACGACAAGATATATCATCAATTTTTATTAGTAAAAATAATCGTATTATTTTATGAGACAGACAAGATacaatatgttttaaatgttattttataataaaaacattttatgagaTAGACAAGATAATCTTTCATTAATGtttaacatttatcattttattactCTAGAAGGTAGAGAAGGTAGTTTATTGTCAACTTTTTCTTATAAAATAACTCTattactttataattattttaaaggtatagttcaccacAATATGCAAATTtccattccaaacctgtatgactttctttcgatcttttgtggaacacaaatattcttcttcttgaagaatattggtaacAATGCAGTTTCGGTTTCCATTGATTATTGTATGTTATTATTTTGGCGGGAACTATGGTAACCATGGTACATTTTATGTAAGGGTGCTAAGCATTTAAATGCACAGTAATATGAACACTATAACACTGTAAAACTAACTTATAGTGTGACCTGAGGTATTTAACAGTGCATATCTTTTATTCTTAAAGTGtctagtgttttatttttgttttatatactgATTTGCTTATTAAACTCTgtgtaatatatttctttttcagctTGGTGTAGCCATAGGTTTCCTGCTCCCACCTGTACTGGTTCCCAACACAGCTGACGACTTAGATCTCATGGGCCACAACATCAGCATAATGTTCTATGGAACAGCTGGAGTTTCAACTCTACTTTTCCTTCTAACAATATTTGGTAAAAACTAGTATCTACATTTCACATTGTTAGAACATAAAGAAATAATTGCAACTGATGCATGTAATAATGAAAATCATGCAAAACAGCTTTTTCTCATACAGTCTTCTGCAGGCTTTTATGCCATTATAGttcacaataaacaaacaagttGCAACTAGTTGATTTGGAACATCTTGCACACAGTCTTTGCATTTAATGATGTGTCATCTGTCATCAGAACATTGAAAAAAGCTGTTTTATAATCATAGGCAAGAGATTTGTATGCAACagtgattaatattttaaagagtATCAAAATGAATACGAGTACGTTAACCCCTCATAACAGCTGTAGACTAGTTAGATTATTAGAAATAGAAGTTCATGTGTGTCTCTCCCATTCGTTTTCTCAGTCATTAAGGACAGACCTCCACTCCCACCCAGCAAAGCACAAGCTGTTCTGTCCACTGGTCCATCTGAAGACTATTCATACAAGAAATCAATAATCAACCTCTTCAAGAACAAGCCCTTCATTCTGCTCCTCATCAGCTATGGTGAGAAAGACaattatttaatgcaaaattaaatgtGCTTTTATTCACACACACTATACACCATTTTTTAAGAGATGGTTAGTTATTTTGTCATGTATAGGGCttattaactttattattacctttaaattattaacaataataataataaagtatcaACCTTCTCTAATGCTACAATTTCAGTTTCATTATATAGAAAGTTCTGCACTTCAGCAAACATTGTCAAATCTTTTTTTCCAACATCATTTATAAAATACTTGTTTTTAGGCATCATGACCGGATCGTTCTACTCTGTATCTACACTTCTCAATCAAATGATAATTCATTATTATCCGGTAAGTGACCTTTGATAAACTCAGCATGAAAATGCCATGTGTGTAGGAATCTTTCTGCATCCGTCTCAGGCACACTTGGGTAGTGTTTGCCGGGAATGGGCGGCTGGTCACCGCTTTATTGTCCAGGCTCTTGCAGTTCATTAGCCGCTTTTCATGCATGCCTGCTACTCATGACAGAGTCCAAATGAAAAGACAAGCACTGTGTACATTCCCAAGTTCTGCTGGCTTTCCCACCAGGCTTAAGTTTAGTGACCACACACCATGTGATATTTCTTACCACGCATAACACTTCCATATCTGGTTGTGAGGTACATTTGAAAGACATGTCCCTAACAAAAGTGTTGTAGACCAGGCTCAGTACACATTCTGGGCTTGATTGCAACAAACGCCTTAAGCTATAAATACCTTTCGTTGtaattataaacaaatgatTGCTAAGGGTTTTCTTGACTTAAAGGGGTTTGTTGCAACTAACTACTGGTTAACAAACTGGAGGCCTGTTAAACTTGCTTTTGTGAGCTTTTAATCCCAAAATCCTGCGATCAAAGCTCGCTTGAGGAcagtattacatttacatttattcatttagcagacgcttttatccaaagccacTTACTATTTGGGGAATACACCAAGCGATTCATCTTAAAGAGGCATAAagacacaggaagtgctcgGAATTACtagcatgtttaaaaatgattgaAATGCTAATTTAAACTCTAAAAAACTCTTTCTTTAGGGTGAAGAGCTAAACACAGGGAGAATTGGCTTGACTTTGGTGGTGGCTGGAATGTTTGGCTCCATATTGTGTGGAATCTGGTTGGATCGTACTAAAACCTATAAGTATGTATATCTGCCAAACCAAATATTAGTTTCCTCagatatttagattttaattgAGTTTAAATGGCTTTAAAGTATTTAGCTCTGGCACTCATATTAGTGTCAGATTTTGATTATTAGCAGCTAATcttttaatattaatctaaaatttttctttttaacatgTGGTCCCAATTTTGGTAAATTTGTCAAAATATTGTGGACAAACAAGGTCCGTTTTTATTGTCAATAGTTCAGTGATGTGTGAAGCACAGTTCACACacaagtcactttcaaaccaaccAGCTTTCTTTTTGTCAATTCTGttggtaaatgtaaattttttgcAAAATCTCCATCCTCATGTGAAATTccagattattattaaaagaactacaataaatgtgaccacacttttactcattttaaataagattaacCCTCATCActtaattttatac carries:
- the LOC131527331 gene encoding spermatogenesis-associated protein 45-like, with product MSKSKQDQLSELNVQRETWCRVETTSRFWNLPERKHFRCHLQNTCDLSAQQTARSEQRSSWMDSDNNTNTRHPERRHFDDSYKTHQVLGTAINLYEE
- the flvcr1 gene encoding feline leukemia virus subgroup C receptor-related protein 1 isoform X2; this translates as MVAGEFLQEQHVLPGSTPDGGVAEGNTDEDSGYKELSNGSVHITLDPKVLEQELPPPDEKEAMLPGGQNNEALETRLYCKRFAVIAVFSLYSLVNAFQWIQYSIINNIFMYYYSVSSIAIDWLSMVYMVAYVPLIFPATWLLDKQGLRMTALLGAGLNALGAWVKCASVGPGLFWVTMTAQIICSVAQVFILGLPSRIASVWFGPREVSTACATAVLGNQLGVAIGFLLPPVLVPNTADDLDLMGHNISIMFYGTAGVSTLLFLLTIFVIKDRPPLPPSKAQAVLSTGPSEDYSYKKSIINLFKNKPFILLLISYGIMTGSFYSVSTLLNQMIIHYYPGEELNTGRIGLTLVVAGMFGSILCGIWLDRTKTYKLTTLIVYVLSFIGMVVFTCTLNLENLLVIFFTAGALGFFMTGYLPIGFEFGVEITYPESEGTSSGLLNAFAQVFGIIFTLIQGKLTTNYGPLSGNIFLCAWILLGIVLTALIKSDLKRHGVNVSSINKGQAVPTELPSEKASSDVKLESSSLPHETSI